One Temnothorax longispinosus isolate EJ_2023e chromosome 8, Tlon_JGU_v1, whole genome shotgun sequence genomic region harbors:
- the LOC139818434 gene encoding uncharacterized protein isoform X1: protein MLPSTGYFKTINCPFYDGGSCDRPYCHFKHAKREDAGSAAGVAGVVEDQTAGQIQEDKSTGVVASAPDMLQHLVTEAVKKVLADQEVTDTEKVSQNIVSQVVEGLKPTLSSGSAAAIRNATPSIGKHVAIPTTITKPVACVYNPTPIAELKKRHIPVVSYMPTRESRVAVKRKFSPDSAKPWSSIVRESSSSQIMPEVTYKPTAIVNTIVQDEQSYVPTVKLDTFSSISYDDSNSNDYQSKFKEGYYPKSKKRREEYVPKKIKAPLKTVQQLNDATVSQYEADFDMIDEIITSNHATSVALGQAKASASEDSQDYSLDIEPRFSDDEPIEDISTDEHNVSVKESEQTEDINEKEKENLQHAGVDTADKQTSNKDNKIHTNHYDAKTGDIKSSDRSKQHKASDSKKLLERREDSVRQDTDKKKEKHKDYNKSKERDKRDRHSSDKRDKERSRHKSDSKDKHRSSSSRDKDKRRSSRDSKDSLHGSRDRSDSRKHRHTSPKKDRNDHHKSSSQRDKHKSSSNLSSSKSSKHTSSKSDRKRRSESSRRSSDSSRKSSKHKESSSERNSSNRSDSPVDSIHSFIDDHNDMTDEILELSDSDHDVQEECLRIFQEYQASDYPKLVSVKKSSREETENVEEVGKKRVAHPSAATSVTRQLGPSQPPKKLITPQQKMYERWRLMKQAAAEMAAEKATEKAAAEMKTQVTSKSADRSSSNVTQRVSVHKEHVESASSISNSDVLLNTNGRIRIAHVPYAKSLAMEKKKVIVTAGKSGDAKGVDNKTIAQTTKGGVRVAHIPQVVPQLVRPEPLQVATQKFPLNVRQYYINVMHDICVQIYTNNDDAAQRAVKEELACHERCKALAVYKNSCMLAAHRLRKEVDQSNLNEKFVGLSCGMVSHEAVLAGKSRGSWSVVRSKKNVTDFKGPALYNMLKKWIMSEQELRDNGFPRKHPDDTKGHAKVYVTNSRNQTILSKVPNERMCSRCGQAYMINKQGLAVRQQNCIYHWGRKFTVRGEGKYSCCQQYGSATGCCDAKTHVWDYTDYENLRGYVKTLSKDGPIDEQGVYALDCEMCYTTQGLELTRVTIIDEDCKVIYETLVKPQNPIIDYNTRFSGITEEDMKDVTTSILDVQATLLTMFSDKTILVGHSLESDFKALRLLHDTVVDTSVMFPHKNGYPQKRALRNLCSEYLRKIIQNDVSGHDSKEDAVSCMELIRWKVKEEAKLQ from the exons ATGTTGCCCTCGACCGGCTACTTCAAAACGATAAATTGCCCGTTTTATGACGGCGGCTCGTGCGACCGGCCCTATTGTCACTTCAAACACGCCAAGCGAG aagATGCAGGCAGTGCAGCAGGAGTGGCCGGCGTGGTGGAGGACCAGACGGCGGGACAAATACAGGAGGACAAATCTACCGGTGTTGTGGCCTCAGCCCCTGACATGTTACAACACCTAGTGACGGAAGCGGTGAAAAAAGTGCTCGCGGATCAGGAAGTCACCGATACTGAGAAAGTTTCACAGAACATCGTATCTCAAGTGGTGGAGGGGCTCAAGCCGACCTTGTCCTCTGGTTCCGCTGCGGCTATACGCAATGCTACACCGAGTATAGGAAAGCATGTTGCGATTCCCACAACCATCACAAAACCGGTTGCTTGTGTTTACAACCCGACACCGATAGCAGAATTGAAGAAACGGCATATACCTGTGGTCTCGTACATGCCGACCAGGGAGAGTAGAGTGGCTGTGAAACGTAAATTCTCACCGGACAGTGCTAAACCATGGTCGAGCATCGTTCGGGAATCGAGCAGCTCTCAAATTATGCCCGAAGTTACGTATAAACCTACCGCAATAGTGAATACAATCGTTCAGGATGAACAAAGTTATGTACCAACAGTTAAATTGGATACTTTCTCGTCAATATCGTACGACGACAGTAACTCGAACGATTATCAGTCTAAATTTAAGGAGGGATATTATCCGAAATCTAAGAAGAGAAGGGAGGAATATGTTCCTAAAAAGATCAAAGCACCGTTAAAAACGGTTCAGCAATTAAACGACGCCACTGTGAGTCAATATGAGGCTGATTTTGATATGATAGATGAGATCATTACTTCGAATCACGCCACTTCTGTAGCGTTAGGACAAGCAAAAGCGTCGGCCAGCGAGGATTCTCAAGATTATTCTCTGGATATTGAACCTAGGTTCTCCGATGACGAACCTATAGAAGATATATCTACGGACGAACATAACGTAAGTGTAAAAGAGTCGGAACAAACGGAGGATATTAatgagaaggaaaaagagaactTGCAACACGCAGGAGTTGATACTGCAGATAAACAAACGagcaataaagataataaaatacataccaATCATTACGATGCTAAAACGGGTGATATAAAAAGTAGCGATAGATCTAAACAGCATAAAGCAAGTGACtcgaaaaaattattggagAGAAGAGAGGACTCTGTAAGGCAGGATactgataaaaagaaagagaaacacaaggattataataaaagtaaggAAAGAGACAAGAGAGATCGTCATAGTTCTGATAAGAGGGACAAAGAAAGATCTAGGCACAAGTCAGATTCTAAAGATAAGCACCGTTCCTCCTCTAGCAGAGACAAAGATAAGAGAAGAAGCAGTCGCGATAGTAAGGACTCCTTACATGGAAGTAGAGACCGCTCGGATTCGCGTAAACATAGACATACTTCTCCGAAGAAAGATCGAAATGATCATCACAAATCATCCAGCCAGCGCGACAAGCATAAATCAAGTTCGAATTTATCCAGTTCCAAATCAAGTAAACACACGTCAAGCAAAAGTGATAGGAAGCGTCGTTCGGAATCAAGTCGAAGATCCAGTGACTCTTCCAGAAAATCTAGCAAACACAAAGAAAGCAGTAGTGAAAGGAATTCATCTAATAGATCTGACAGTCCTGTAGATAGTATTCACTCTTTCATTGATGACCACAATGACATGACAGATGAGATTTTGGAATTATCAGATTCTGATCATGATGTACAAGAAGAGTGCCTAAGAATTTTTCAG GAATATCAAGCCTCGGACTATCCGAAATTAGTATCAGTTAAAAAATCTTCGAGAGAAGAAACTGAGAACGTAGAAGAAGTCGGTAAGAAAAGAGTTGCGCATCCTTCGGCAGCCACAAGTGTCACTAGACAACTAGGTCCTAGTCAGCCACCAAAAAAACTTATAACTCCGCAACAGAAAATGTACGAGCGATGGCGTTTGATGAAACAAGCAGCGGCTGAAATGGCCGCGGAAAAGGCAACAGAAAAGGCGGCAGCTGAAATGAAGACTCAAGTTACGTCTAAGTCAGCAGATCGGTCTTCGAGTAATGTCACACAACGTGTATCTGTTCACAAAGAACACGTTGAATCTGCCTCATCGATAAGTAATAGTGACGTGCTGCTGAATACAAATG gTCGCATTCGAATCGCTCACGTCCCGTACGCAAAATCCCTTgcgatggaaaagaaaaaggtcATAGTAACAGCGGGGAAGAGCGGGGATGCTAAGGGGGTAGATAACAAAACGATAGCGCAAACTACGAAGGGCGGTGTACGCGTTGCTCATATACCGCAAGTG GTACCTCAGCTCGTGCGTCCAGAACCATTGCAAGTCGCTACCCAAAAGTTTCCCTTAAACGTTCGtcagtattatattaatgtaatgcACGATATATGCGTGCAAATTTATACGAATAACGACGACGCAGCGCAACGAGCCGTCAAAGAAGAACTCGCGTGTCACGAGAGATGCAAGGCGCTCGCGGTATACAAGAATTCATGCATGTTAGCGGCTCATAGATTAAGGAAGGAAGTAGATCAAAGCAACTTGAATGAGAAGTTTGTTGGTTTGAGCTGCGGTATGGTGTCCCATGAAGCTGTTCTCGCCGGCAAGTCAAGAGGTTCTTGGAGTGTAGTCAGAAGCAAGAAGAATGTGACAGATTTTAAAGGACCAGCGCTCTACAACATGCTCAAGAAATGGATTATGTCGGAGCAGGAGCTTAGGGATAACGGATTTCCACGTAAACATCCAGATGATACAAAG GGACATGCGAAGGTGTATGTAACAAATTCGCGGAACCAAACCATTTTGTCAAAAGTGCCTAATGAAAGAATGTGCAGCCGATGTGGCCAAgcatatatgataaataaacaGGGCCTTGCTGTGCGGcaacaaaattgtatatatcaTTGGGGCAGGAAGTTTACAGTTAGAGGAGAAGGCAAGTACAGTTGTTGCCAACAATACGGCTCTGCTACTGGTTGCTGCGATGCAAAAACGCATGTATGGGACTACACGGATTATGAAAATCTTCGTGGTTATGTTAAAACTTTATCAAAAG ATGGTCCTATCGACGAGCAAGGTGTTTACGCACTTGACTGTGAAATGTGCTATACTACACAAGGTTTGGAACTAACCAGAGTGACGATTATTGATGAAGATTGTAAGGTGATATACGAAACGTTAGTCAAGCCGCAGAACCCAATAATTGATTACAACACAAG GTTTTCAGGGATCACAGAAGAAGATATGAAGGATGTGACAACGAGTATTTTAGATGTACAAGCTACGCTCCTCACAATGTTCTCAGATAAGACAATCTTAGTGGGTCACAGTCTTGAAAGTGATTTTAAAGCTTTAAGGCTGCTCCACGATACAGTCGTAGATACCAGCGTCATGTTTCCGCATAAGAACGGATATCCGCAAAAAAGGGCGTTGAGAAATCTCTGTTCCGAATATCTCAGAAAGATCATACAAAATGATG ttAGTGGTCATGACAGTAAAGAAGATGCCGTCTCTTGTATGGAGTTAATTCGCTGGAAAGTCAAGGAAGAagcaaaattacaataa
- the LOC139818434 gene encoding uncharacterized protein isoform X2, with protein MLPSTGYFKTINCPFYDGGSCDRPYCHFKHAKREDAGSAAGVAGVVEDQTAGQIQEDKSTGVVASAPDMLQHLVTEAVKKVLADQEVTDTEKVSQNIVSQVVEGLKPTLSSGSAAAIRNATPSIGKHVAIPTTITKPVACVYNPTPIAELKKRHIPVVSYMPTRESRVAVKRKFSPDSAKPWSSIVRESSSSQIMPEVTYKPTAIVNTIVQDEQSYVPTVKLDTFSSISYDDSNSNDYQSKFKEGYYPKSKKRREEYVPKKIKAPLKTVQQLNDATVSQYEADFDMIDEIITSNHATSVALGQAKASASEDSQDYSLDIEPRFSDDEPIEDISTDEHNVSVKESEQTEDINEKEKENLQHAGVDTADKQTSNKDNKIHTNHYDAKTGDIKSSDRSKQHKASDSKKLLERREDSVRQDTDKKKEKHKDYNKSKERDKRDRHSSDKRDKERSRHKSDSKDKHRSSSSRDKDKRRSSRDSKDSLHGSRDRSDSRKHRHTSPKKDRNDHHKSSSQRDKHKSSSNLSSSKSSKHTSSKSDRKRRSESSRRSSDSSRKSSKHKESSSERNSSNRSDSPVDSIHSFIDDHNDMTDEILELSDSDHDVQEECLRIFQEYQASDYPKLVSVKKSSREETENVEEVGKKRVAHPSAATSVTRQLGPSQPPKKLITPQQKMYERWRLMKQAAAEMAAEKATEKAAAEMKTQVTSKSADRSSSNVTQRVSVHKEHVESASSISNSDVLLNTNGRIRIAHVPYAKSLAMEKKKVIVTAGKSGDAKGVDNKTIAQTTKGGVRVAHIPQVVPQLVRPEPLQVATQKFPLNVRQYYINVMHDICVQIYTNNDDAAQRAVKEELACHERCKALAVYKNSCMLAAHRLRKEVDQSNLNEKFVGLSCGMVSHEAVLAGKSRGSWSVVRSKKNVTDFKGPALYNMLKKWIMSEQELRDNGFPRKHPDDTKGHAKVYVTNSRNQTILSKVPNERMCSRCGQAYMINKQGLAVRQQNCIYHWGRKFTVRGEGKYSCCQQYGSATGCCDAKTHVWDYTDYENLRGYVKTLSKDGPIDEQGVYALDCEMCYTTQGLELTRVTIIDEDCKVIYETLVKPQNPIIDYNTRDHRRRYEGCDNEYFRCTSYAPHNVLR; from the exons ATGTTGCCCTCGACCGGCTACTTCAAAACGATAAATTGCCCGTTTTATGACGGCGGCTCGTGCGACCGGCCCTATTGTCACTTCAAACACGCCAAGCGAG aagATGCAGGCAGTGCAGCAGGAGTGGCCGGCGTGGTGGAGGACCAGACGGCGGGACAAATACAGGAGGACAAATCTACCGGTGTTGTGGCCTCAGCCCCTGACATGTTACAACACCTAGTGACGGAAGCGGTGAAAAAAGTGCTCGCGGATCAGGAAGTCACCGATACTGAGAAAGTTTCACAGAACATCGTATCTCAAGTGGTGGAGGGGCTCAAGCCGACCTTGTCCTCTGGTTCCGCTGCGGCTATACGCAATGCTACACCGAGTATAGGAAAGCATGTTGCGATTCCCACAACCATCACAAAACCGGTTGCTTGTGTTTACAACCCGACACCGATAGCAGAATTGAAGAAACGGCATATACCTGTGGTCTCGTACATGCCGACCAGGGAGAGTAGAGTGGCTGTGAAACGTAAATTCTCACCGGACAGTGCTAAACCATGGTCGAGCATCGTTCGGGAATCGAGCAGCTCTCAAATTATGCCCGAAGTTACGTATAAACCTACCGCAATAGTGAATACAATCGTTCAGGATGAACAAAGTTATGTACCAACAGTTAAATTGGATACTTTCTCGTCAATATCGTACGACGACAGTAACTCGAACGATTATCAGTCTAAATTTAAGGAGGGATATTATCCGAAATCTAAGAAGAGAAGGGAGGAATATGTTCCTAAAAAGATCAAAGCACCGTTAAAAACGGTTCAGCAATTAAACGACGCCACTGTGAGTCAATATGAGGCTGATTTTGATATGATAGATGAGATCATTACTTCGAATCACGCCACTTCTGTAGCGTTAGGACAAGCAAAAGCGTCGGCCAGCGAGGATTCTCAAGATTATTCTCTGGATATTGAACCTAGGTTCTCCGATGACGAACCTATAGAAGATATATCTACGGACGAACATAACGTAAGTGTAAAAGAGTCGGAACAAACGGAGGATATTAatgagaaggaaaaagagaactTGCAACACGCAGGAGTTGATACTGCAGATAAACAAACGagcaataaagataataaaatacataccaATCATTACGATGCTAAAACGGGTGATATAAAAAGTAGCGATAGATCTAAACAGCATAAAGCAAGTGACtcgaaaaaattattggagAGAAGAGAGGACTCTGTAAGGCAGGATactgataaaaagaaagagaaacacaaggattataataaaagtaaggAAAGAGACAAGAGAGATCGTCATAGTTCTGATAAGAGGGACAAAGAAAGATCTAGGCACAAGTCAGATTCTAAAGATAAGCACCGTTCCTCCTCTAGCAGAGACAAAGATAAGAGAAGAAGCAGTCGCGATAGTAAGGACTCCTTACATGGAAGTAGAGACCGCTCGGATTCGCGTAAACATAGACATACTTCTCCGAAGAAAGATCGAAATGATCATCACAAATCATCCAGCCAGCGCGACAAGCATAAATCAAGTTCGAATTTATCCAGTTCCAAATCAAGTAAACACACGTCAAGCAAAAGTGATAGGAAGCGTCGTTCGGAATCAAGTCGAAGATCCAGTGACTCTTCCAGAAAATCTAGCAAACACAAAGAAAGCAGTAGTGAAAGGAATTCATCTAATAGATCTGACAGTCCTGTAGATAGTATTCACTCTTTCATTGATGACCACAATGACATGACAGATGAGATTTTGGAATTATCAGATTCTGATCATGATGTACAAGAAGAGTGCCTAAGAATTTTTCAG GAATATCAAGCCTCGGACTATCCGAAATTAGTATCAGTTAAAAAATCTTCGAGAGAAGAAACTGAGAACGTAGAAGAAGTCGGTAAGAAAAGAGTTGCGCATCCTTCGGCAGCCACAAGTGTCACTAGACAACTAGGTCCTAGTCAGCCACCAAAAAAACTTATAACTCCGCAACAGAAAATGTACGAGCGATGGCGTTTGATGAAACAAGCAGCGGCTGAAATGGCCGCGGAAAAGGCAACAGAAAAGGCGGCAGCTGAAATGAAGACTCAAGTTACGTCTAAGTCAGCAGATCGGTCTTCGAGTAATGTCACACAACGTGTATCTGTTCACAAAGAACACGTTGAATCTGCCTCATCGATAAGTAATAGTGACGTGCTGCTGAATACAAATG gTCGCATTCGAATCGCTCACGTCCCGTACGCAAAATCCCTTgcgatggaaaagaaaaaggtcATAGTAACAGCGGGGAAGAGCGGGGATGCTAAGGGGGTAGATAACAAAACGATAGCGCAAACTACGAAGGGCGGTGTACGCGTTGCTCATATACCGCAAGTG GTACCTCAGCTCGTGCGTCCAGAACCATTGCAAGTCGCTACCCAAAAGTTTCCCTTAAACGTTCGtcagtattatattaatgtaatgcACGATATATGCGTGCAAATTTATACGAATAACGACGACGCAGCGCAACGAGCCGTCAAAGAAGAACTCGCGTGTCACGAGAGATGCAAGGCGCTCGCGGTATACAAGAATTCATGCATGTTAGCGGCTCATAGATTAAGGAAGGAAGTAGATCAAAGCAACTTGAATGAGAAGTTTGTTGGTTTGAGCTGCGGTATGGTGTCCCATGAAGCTGTTCTCGCCGGCAAGTCAAGAGGTTCTTGGAGTGTAGTCAGAAGCAAGAAGAATGTGACAGATTTTAAAGGACCAGCGCTCTACAACATGCTCAAGAAATGGATTATGTCGGAGCAGGAGCTTAGGGATAACGGATTTCCACGTAAACATCCAGATGATACAAAG GGACATGCGAAGGTGTATGTAACAAATTCGCGGAACCAAACCATTTTGTCAAAAGTGCCTAATGAAAGAATGTGCAGCCGATGTGGCCAAgcatatatgataaataaacaGGGCCTTGCTGTGCGGcaacaaaattgtatatatcaTTGGGGCAGGAAGTTTACAGTTAGAGGAGAAGGCAAGTACAGTTGTTGCCAACAATACGGCTCTGCTACTGGTTGCTGCGATGCAAAAACGCATGTATGGGACTACACGGATTATGAAAATCTTCGTGGTTATGTTAAAACTTTATCAAAAG ATGGTCCTATCGACGAGCAAGGTGTTTACGCACTTGACTGTGAAATGTGCTATACTACACAAGGTTTGGAACTAACCAGAGTGACGATTATTGATGAAGATTGTAAGGTGATATACGAAACGTTAGTCAAGCCGCAGAACCCAATAATTGATTACAACACAAG GGATCACAGAAGAAGATATGAAGGATGTGACAACGAGTATTTTAGATGTACAAGCTACGCTCCTCACAATGTTCTCAGATAA
- the LOC139818440 gene encoding probable cytochrome P450 6g2 isoform X2, with protein sequence MLLLRDHDLIKQVMIKDFDVFPNRRFGSGIERDSVGLDSILSMKQPRYKYVKNKLTPVLTGQKLKNMIPLMMECGKLMLSFIEKLPTDEAERSTWEVKDISGRYSTDVLASLVFGISINSFDEKETAFLKNGMSIFRGLRRGIAFIILFFIPEWDFLIAPFIKTPANYLRKVFWQSMNTREQLAFTRGDMIDSMLALKNGEQNPIYKFEGDNLLAHPSSFYIAGFEASATALAFVLYDLARHPEHQDTLYNEIQTHLSGKDLTMDLIKELSFLDCVIAESLRLHPPLPVTDRITTRDYELPRTGLTIEKDIPVYVSINATNQDPKYFSNPQNFIPLRTETENKKFYESLAFGIGPRSCIGQRLALLILKIALITILSNYTMSYETNEKHDNDAIHVFTYAADGLYVQFKKRN encoded by the exons ATGCTGCTCCTGCGGGATCATGACCTGATCAAACAAGTGATGATCAAGGACTTCGACGTCTTCCCGAATCGGCGATTTGGTTCAGGCATCGAGAGGGACTCGGTGGGCCTGGACAGTATCTTGTCTATGAAGCAGCCCAGATATAAATACGTGAAGAACAAGCTAACCCCAGTCTTGACCGGGCAGAAACTGAAGAACATGATACCGCTGATGATGGAGTGCGGGAAACTCATGTTAAGTTTCATCGAGAAATTGCCGACGGACGAGGCTGAACGGAGTACGTGGGAGGTGAAGGACATCAGTGGCCGTTATAGCACTGACGTTCTGGCTTCCCTGGTGTTCGGCATTAGCATAAATTCATTCGACGAAAAGGAGACTGCCTTCTTGAAAAACG GTATGAGCATCTTCAGAGGTTTGAGACGCGGCATTGCATTCATTATCCTCTTCTTCATTCCCGAGTGGGATTTTTTAATAGCGCCGTTCATCAAAACGCCCGCGAATTATCTTCGCAAAGTTTTCTGGCAATCCATGAACACTAGAGAACAGCTGGCATTTACGAGAGGAGACATGATAGATTCCATGTTGGCGCTCAAAAATGGAGAACAGAATCCCATTTACA AGTTTGAAGGCGACAATTTACTGGCGCATCCCTCCAGTTTTTACATCGCCGGATTTGAAGCATCCGCCACCGCGCTCGCCTTTGTCCTATATGATCTTGCACGTCATCCGGAGCACCAAGACACTTTATACAACGAGATACAGACACACCTGTCGGGAAAAGATTTGACCATGGATCTAATCAAGGAACTATCTTTCTTGGACTGCGTTATAGCTGAATCGTTGAGACTACATCCTCCTCTACCCGTCACTGATAGGATAACCACAAGGGATTATGAG tTGCCCCGCACTGGATTGACAATTGAGAAAGATATTCCGGTGTATGTCTCTATAAATGCGACGAATCAAGATCCTAAATACTTTTCCAATCCGCAAAACTTTATTCCATTGAGAACAGAgacagaaaacaaaaaattttacgaatCCTTGGCATTTGGTATAGGACCACGATCATGTATCGGACAGAGATTAGCCctattaattctaaaaatagcGTTAATTACTATCCTTTCAAATTATACTATGTCTTACGAAACGAATGAAAAACATGACAACGACGCTATTCACGTATTCACGTATGCAGCTGATGGTCTGTACGTGCAattcaaaaaacgtaattaG
- the LOC139818440 gene encoding cytochrome P450 6k1-like isoform X1: protein MDCLICCTTALIISFSLFYLYAKYRLSYWSRRGVKSPPTHLLFGNFKDCVTLKKPPGEIMREIYNSADPDDPYIGFYIFHKPMLLLRDHDLIKQVMIKDFDVFPNRRFGSGIERDSVGLDSILSMKQPRYKYVKNKLTPVLTGQKLKNMIPLMMECGKLMLSFIEKLPTDEAERSTWEVKDISGRYSTDVLASLVFGISINSFDEKETAFLKNGMSIFRGLRRGIAFIILFFIPEWDFLIAPFIKTPANYLRKVFWQSMNTREQLAFTRGDMIDSMLALKNGEQNPIYKFEGDNLLAHPSSFYIAGFEASATALAFVLYDLARHPEHQDTLYNEIQTHLSGKDLTMDLIKELSFLDCVIAESLRLHPPLPVTDRITTRDYELPRTGLTIEKDIPVYVSINATNQDPKYFSNPQNFIPLRTETENKKFYESLAFGIGPRSCIGQRLALLILKIALITILSNYTMSYETNEKHDNDAIHVFTYAADGLYVQFKKRN, encoded by the exons ATGGATTGTTTGATTTGCTGTACGACCGCGTTGATAATATCCTTCAGCCTCTTTTACCTGTACGCCAAGTACAGGCTGTCCTACTGGAGTAGGCGCGGAGTGAAAAGCCCCCCGACGCATCTGCTTTTCGGCAATTTCAAGGACTGCGTCACCCTGAAGAAGCCACCGGGTGAGATAATGCGCGAAATCTACAACAGCGCCGACCCGGACGATCCCTATATCGGCTTTTATATCTTCCACAAGCCTATGCTGCTCCTGCGGGATCATGACCTGATCAAACAAGTGATGATCAAGGACTTCGACGTCTTCCCGAATCGGCGATTTGGTTCAGGCATCGAGAGGGACTCGGTGGGCCTGGACAGTATCTTGTCTATGAAGCAGCCCAGATATAAATACGTGAAGAACAAGCTAACCCCAGTCTTGACCGGGCAGAAACTGAAGAACATGATACCGCTGATGATGGAGTGCGGGAAACTCATGTTAAGTTTCATCGAGAAATTGCCGACGGACGAGGCTGAACGGAGTACGTGGGAGGTGAAGGACATCAGTGGCCGTTATAGCACTGACGTTCTGGCTTCCCTGGTGTTCGGCATTAGCATAAATTCATTCGACGAAAAGGAGACTGCCTTCTTGAAAAACG GTATGAGCATCTTCAGAGGTTTGAGACGCGGCATTGCATTCATTATCCTCTTCTTCATTCCCGAGTGGGATTTTTTAATAGCGCCGTTCATCAAAACGCCCGCGAATTATCTTCGCAAAGTTTTCTGGCAATCCATGAACACTAGAGAACAGCTGGCATTTACGAGAGGAGACATGATAGATTCCATGTTGGCGCTCAAAAATGGAGAACAGAATCCCATTTACA AGTTTGAAGGCGACAATTTACTGGCGCATCCCTCCAGTTTTTACATCGCCGGATTTGAAGCATCCGCCACCGCGCTCGCCTTTGTCCTATATGATCTTGCACGTCATCCGGAGCACCAAGACACTTTATACAACGAGATACAGACACACCTGTCGGGAAAAGATTTGACCATGGATCTAATCAAGGAACTATCTTTCTTGGACTGCGTTATAGCTGAATCGTTGAGACTACATCCTCCTCTACCCGTCACTGATAGGATAACCACAAGGGATTATGAG tTGCCCCGCACTGGATTGACAATTGAGAAAGATATTCCGGTGTATGTCTCTATAAATGCGACGAATCAAGATCCTAAATACTTTTCCAATCCGCAAAACTTTATTCCATTGAGAACAGAgacagaaaacaaaaaattttacgaatCCTTGGCATTTGGTATAGGACCACGATCATGTATCGGACAGAGATTAGCCctattaattctaaaaatagcGTTAATTACTATCCTTTCAAATTATACTATGTCTTACGAAACGAATGAAAAACATGACAACGACGCTATTCACGTATTCACGTATGCAGCTGATGGTCTGTACGTGCAattcaaaaaacgtaattaG